A genomic segment from Sphingopyxis sp. DBS4 encodes:
- the dcd gene encoding dCTP deaminase, translating into MSILSDKWIREAAQTQGMIEPFVEAQRRDGCISYGLSSYGYDARVAPEFKIFTNVDSAVVDPKDFASNSFVDRETDVCIIPPNSFALARTVEYFRIPRDVLVICLGKSTYARCGIIVNVTPLEPGWEGHVTLEFSNTTPLPAKIYANEGACQFLFLQGNEPCETSYADRAGKYMGQKGVTLPKL; encoded by the coding sequence ATGAGCATTCTTTCCGACAAATGGATTCGCGAAGCCGCCCAGACGCAGGGGATGATCGAGCCATTCGTCGAGGCCCAGCGCCGCGACGGCTGCATCAGCTACGGCCTCTCCTCCTACGGCTATGACGCCCGCGTCGCGCCCGAATTCAAGATTTTCACCAACGTCGACAGCGCGGTCGTGGACCCCAAGGATTTCGCGTCGAACAGCTTCGTCGACCGCGAAACCGACGTCTGCATCATCCCGCCGAACAGCTTCGCGCTCGCGCGCACGGTCGAATATTTCCGCATTCCGCGCGACGTGCTCGTCATCTGCCTCGGCAAGTCGACCTATGCGCGCTGCGGCATCATCGTCAACGTCACCCCCCTCGAACCGGGCTGGGAAGGCCATGTGACGCTCGAGTTTTCGAACACCACCCCCCTGCCCGCGAAAATCTATGCCAATGAAGGCGCGTGCCAGTTCCTGTTCCTGCAGGGCAACGAGCCATGCGAGACGAGCTACGCCGACCGCGCGGGCAAATATATGGGGCAGAAGGGCGTCACGCTGCCCAAGCTGTAA
- a CDS encoding DoxX family protein produces the protein MSMIAVFIGRLFIALIFIVSGINKLIHVTDTNAMISAAGLPGWLAVPTGLFELVAGVCIALGIYARAFSLLLAGFVLLTILFFHRDFTDPMQAMAAMKNLAIAGGLLCLFGYGHTRWSYDALRRRRRDEIEAHNAELRAARAEGQAEAAGAPVVVKRPWWRF, from the coding sequence ATGTCCATGATCGCCGTCTTCATCGGCCGCCTGTTCATCGCGCTGATCTTTATCGTGTCGGGGATCAACAAGCTGATCCACGTCACCGATACCAATGCGATGATCTCCGCCGCCGGCCTGCCCGGCTGGCTGGCCGTTCCTACCGGATTATTCGAGCTGGTCGCGGGCGTCTGCATCGCGCTCGGCATCTATGCGCGGGCTTTCTCGCTGCTGCTCGCGGGCTTCGTGCTGCTGACGATCCTCTTCTTCCACCGCGACTTCACCGATCCCATGCAGGCGATGGCCGCGATGAAGAATCTGGCGATCGCGGGTGGTCTGCTCTGCCTCTTCGGCTATGGGCACACGCGTTGGAGCTATGACGCGCTCCGCCGCAGGCGCCGCGACGAGATCGAGGCACACAATGCCGAACTCCGCGCCGCGCGCGCCGAAGGTCAGGCCGAAGCCGCGGGCGCGCCGGTCGTCGTCAAGCGCCCCTGGTGGCGCTTCTGA